The sequence below is a genomic window from Candidatus Deferrimicrobiaceae bacterium.
GGAAGGAATTGTGGTTCGCATCCCGCAGCGGATGGGGTTCGTCAACATCACCGCCGAGGTGGAGAAGTGCCTGCGGGAGAGCGGCGTCCGCGAGGGCTTGTGCCTCGTGAAGACGGGGTAACCCGTCTTTCTACTCGGAATATTCCGTGGAAATTGGCCGGTCAGGTTTGTATGAACATTGCATCATAAGAACGCAAAATTGCGTCTGCAAGTCATTCCCCGATTATTTTCACCAACACTCGCTTCCGTCGCCGTCCGTCGAATTCCCCGTAAAATATTTGCTCCCACGGACCAAAATCCAACTTTCCATTGGTGACGGCTACAACGGCTTCCCTTCCCATGATTGACCGCTTGAGATGAGCATCAGCATTATCTTCGCCGTTATTGTGTCGATACTGGGAGACCGGTTCGTGTGGAGCCAGTTTTTCAAGCCAAACATTAAAATCATGATGAAGACCGGACTCATCGTCATTAATGAAAACAGACGCCGTTATGTGCATAGCGCTTACGAGAATGAGTCCCTCTTTGATTCCGCTTTCCATGAGGCATCCTTCCACCTGCCCGGTAATGTTAATATAAGCCCGCCTCGTAGGCGTGTTGAACCAAAGTTCTTTCCGGAAGGTCTTCATCTGTTAACTCCTTCGGTTTCCGTCAGGATGCGATGATCATCAGCATGAAGCGGTACAATCATAATAAATTTTTTCCGACTTATTTCAATTTAATGACGCGATTTCCAACCGTCCATCCTTGAGACGCCATAGAGGTATATCTCGATTTATTTGGTCTTCGAGAACTGGAAGACATTGTGCACTGAACCCTCCCCGATTGACCTGCTTGCGTTTGATCCAGAGGAGACGTATCTGAAAGATTTACAACGGATATGACAGGCGTGGAGAAGAAGCGAAAAGGAAACCCGCTTCGCTATTTCATTTCCCGTACGCAAAGAGGGAAAGAAAGAAATCCGGAAGGGCCACACGCCTGTCGGGAGCGACCCTTTCCCCCTAAAAAAAACTCTCCCGCCCCTGGCATCACACGATAATCGTTGTTTTTCTTGAGAGTATCGCATGCCACATCGAACGGAACGTTTGACCACCCCCCTTATGTCTGTTACAAAGGCTGGAAACAAGGAATTTCCCCCCCAGCAGTGCGGTCGGGACGCCGGGGAGCTCCGGGAGGAAGATCCGTGCCGACGACGATCGGTTCGATCGGAGGGCTGGCCGTTACCGCGGGACTTTCCGGTTATCTCGTATGGCTCTACAACCGGCTGGTCCGGCTACGGAACCTGGTGCGCTCCTCCTGGTCGGACATCGACGTTTTTCTCAAGAAAAGGTACGACCTGGTGGGAAACCTGGTCGAGACCGTAAAAGGGTACGCCGCCCACGAGAAGACCACCCTGCTCGGGGTAACGGAGGCCCGGGCCAGGGCGATGCGGGCCGAGGGGCCGGGGGAGAAGGGGAAGGAGGAGACCGCCCTCGGCGAGACGCTCAAGTCCCTCTTCGCCGTGGCGGAAAGGTATCCCGACCTCAAGGCAAACGAAAGCTTTCTGGAACTGCAGAGGCAGCTTGCGGAACTCGAGAACGGGATCGAATACGCCCGCCGGTACTACAACGCAGTCGTTCGGGACTACAACACCGCCACCGAAACCTTCCCCTCGACGCTTGTCGCCTCCATTTTCGGCTTCATCCGGGAGGAGTTCTTCCGGCTCAAGTCTCCCGCGGAGCGGGAGCGGACCGATGTGCGGCTCTCCTGACCCGGAGGCTTCCGGAAGAGAGGGTAATTTCCGCGGTTCCTACACGCCGACACTTCTGCTCCTGCTTCCTCTCCTCCTTCTTGCCGTCTCTCCTCTCACGGCGCACGGGGAAGATTTCACCATCCGTTCCTTCCGTTCCGACATCGAGATCCGGTCCGATTCCTCCCTGCGGGTGATCGAGACTATCGAGACGGAATTCCACCGGCCCCGCCACGGCATCTACCGGGACATCCCCTTCCGGTACGTCGACGAGCTCGGGAAGAAGACCATCATGCCCCTCGAGATCGTCTCGGTGGCGGACCAGTTCGGCACGACCTGGAAAACCAAGGTCGGCCGCAGAGGGGGCTTCCTCCGGATCCGGATCGGCGATCCCGGCCTGTACGTCGACGGTCGGAAGGTCTACGTCATCACGTACACCGTGGAAAACTCGATCGGCTTCTTCCCGGACCACGACGAGCTCTACTGGAATGTGACGGGGAACGACTGGACCGCCGCGATCGGATCGGCCTCCGCGACCGTGACCGTGGCGAGCGAAGGCCGCTCCCTGGAGCTCAAGTCCCGCTGCTTCACGGGCCACCGGGGTTCCCGGGAGGAAGCGTGCACGGTCACCCGGTCCCACAACGGCGCAACGTTTCTCGCAAGCCGGGAATTCCGGGCCGGGGAGGGGATGACCGTCGTCCTCGGATGGGACAAGGGGGGCGTCCGCCCGGCTTCCGGCTGGAAAAGCGTCCTCTTCGCCCTCAACCTATCGGAAAACTGGGTGTTCCTCGTCCCCGTGGCAAGCCTCGGGCTCATGCTGGTCCTGTGGTACCGGAAAGGAAAAGACCCGGATCCGGGGGACCCTCTGGTGGTCTTGTACGCCCCGCCGGAGGAGGACGGCAGACCCCTGCTGCCCGCGGAGATCGGGGCGCTCTTCGACGAGCGGCTCGACCCGAGGGACATCACCTCTTCGGTCGTCGACCTCGCGGTGAAACGATACCTTTCGATCGAGGAACGGAAGTCCCCGGGCTTTTTTTTCGACAAGACCGACTACCTCCTGAAGAAGGAGAAAGAGCCCGACGAGGCGCTGCCTTACTTCGAGCAGATGCTGTTAAGAAGGCTATTCCGGGACGGCAGTCCCGAAGTGCGCGTCTCCGACCTGAAGCTCGAGTTCTACAAGAATCTCGAGGATCTGAAGAACGCCGCGTTCGGCGGACTGGAGCGGATGAGGTACTTCGCCGCCAACCCCATGAGCGTGAAATCGACCTACTTCATCACGGGAGGGGCGCTCCTCATCGGGGGAGGGCTCATCGGGTGGCTCGGGGAGAAGTTTACGGAGGGAGGGTCCCCCCACGCGGCCCTCGCATTCGCCCTTTCCGGGGCCGTTGTCATCCTCTTCGCCCCCTTCATGCCGGTGAAGACCCTGAAAGGGGTGAAGGCGCTGGGGAGGATCAAGGGGTTCGAGGAGTTCCTCCTGCGGGCGGAGAAGGACCGGCTCGAGCGGATGAACGACCCTCGCCTCTTCGAGAAGTATCTCCCCTATGCGATCGCCCTGGGCGTCTCTGACCGGTGGGCCAGGGCCTTCGAGGGGATCTACCAGGAGCCCCCCCGGTGGTACGTGTCCGGCGACGGCGTCACCACATTCCGGCCCTCCTCCTTCCATCGGTCCCTCGACACCGCCCTCTCGACCATGGGAAGCGCCATGGTTTCGGCGCCCCGGAGCAGCGGCAGCGGTTTTTCAGGCGGGGGAAGCTCCGGCGGAGGAGGAGGCGGAGGAGGCGGGGGGAGCTGGTAATAAATCCAGGCGGGGGGACCATGAACACAGGGAAGGTGCTTTCCGTCGTATTCGTCTGCCTGCTGCCGTTTTCCGTCCTTTATCCATCCGACTCCCCCGGGGTGTCGAGCAGCGGACCAACCTTTGGGACCAT
It includes:
- a CDS encoding secondary thiamine-phosphate synthase enzyme YjbQ, which encodes MKTFRKELWFNTPTRRAYINITGQVEGCLMESGIKEGLILVSAMHITASVFINDDESGLHHDFNVWLEKLAPHEPVSQYRHNNGEDNADAHLKRSIMGREAVVAVTNGKLDFGPWEQIFYGEFDGRRRKRVLVKIIGE
- a CDS encoding LemA family protein; the protein is MPTTIGSIGGLAVTAGLSGYLVWLYNRLVRLRNLVRSSWSDIDVFLKKRYDLVGNLVETVKGYAAHEKTTLLGVTEARARAMRAEGPGEKGKEETALGETLKSLFAVAERYPDLKANESFLELQRQLAELENGIEYARRYYNAVVRDYNTATETFPSTLVASIFGFIREEFFRLKSPAERERTDVRLS
- a CDS encoding DUF2207 domain-containing protein, giving the protein MCGSPDPEASGREGNFRGSYTPTLLLLLPLLLLAVSPLTAHGEDFTIRSFRSDIEIRSDSSLRVIETIETEFHRPRHGIYRDIPFRYVDELGKKTIMPLEIVSVADQFGTTWKTKVGRRGGFLRIRIGDPGLYVDGRKVYVITYTVENSIGFFPDHDELYWNVTGNDWTAAIGSASATVTVASEGRSLELKSRCFTGHRGSREEACTVTRSHNGATFLASREFRAGEGMTVVLGWDKGGVRPASGWKSVLFALNLSENWVFLVPVASLGLMLVLWYRKGKDPDPGDPLVVLYAPPEEDGRPLLPAEIGALFDERLDPRDITSSVVDLAVKRYLSIEERKSPGFFFDKTDYLLKKEKEPDEALPYFEQMLLRRLFRDGSPEVRVSDLKLEFYKNLEDLKNAAFGGLERMRYFAANPMSVKSTYFITGGALLIGGGLIGWLGEKFTEGGSPHAALAFALSGAVVILFAPFMPVKTLKGVKALGRIKGFEEFLLRAEKDRLERMNDPRLFEKYLPYAIALGVSDRWARAFEGIYQEPPRWYVSGDGVTTFRPSSFHRSLDTALSTMGSAMVSAPRSSGSGFSGGGSSGGGGGGGGGGSW